From a region of the Mycobacterium sp. SMC-8 genome:
- a CDS encoding MCE family protein yields the protein MNRNLARPLAGLVLVVALLVVLAVSIGLFAGKFTETVPVTVISNRAGLVMNPDAKVKMRGVQVGSVRSIDYRPDGTAALQLDMDPSQLHLIPSNVQVDIASSTVFGAKFVQLEAPKNPSGALQKGQVLTGDHVTVEINTVFQRLVQVLDSVEPTKLNETLGAISQAFSGRGEKFGETLTDFNALLAKIEPSLANLSHDIEASVPALEAYADAGSDLVATVENTTTLSNSIVDEQENLDQFLVSSIGLADLGNDVVGSNREALTDVLHKLEPTTGLLNLYKKSLWCGIGGLVPFAKSPPQFSGIFVSAGLTLGVERYRYPRDLPKVAAKSGGRDYCAELGLPEMPAEFVPPLIVGDVGSNPAQYGNAGILLNSEGLKNWLFGPLDGPPRNTAQIGMPG from the coding sequence TTGAATCGAAATCTTGCCCGGCCCTTGGCCGGCCTCGTACTGGTTGTCGCACTGCTCGTGGTGCTTGCGGTCTCGATCGGTTTGTTCGCCGGAAAGTTCACCGAAACCGTTCCCGTCACCGTGATCTCGAACCGTGCCGGGCTGGTGATGAACCCTGACGCCAAGGTCAAGATGCGTGGCGTGCAGGTCGGCAGCGTCCGTTCGATCGACTACCGGCCGGACGGCACAGCAGCGCTGCAGCTGGACATGGACCCCTCCCAGTTACACCTCATCCCGTCCAACGTTCAGGTCGACATCGCGTCGTCGACAGTCTTCGGCGCCAAGTTCGTCCAACTCGAAGCCCCGAAGAACCCGAGCGGTGCGCTGCAGAAGGGGCAGGTGCTCACAGGTGACCATGTCACCGTCGAGATCAACACCGTCTTCCAGCGCCTGGTTCAGGTGCTCGACAGCGTCGAGCCCACCAAGCTCAACGAAACCCTCGGAGCGATCTCGCAGGCATTCAGTGGCCGCGGGGAGAAGTTCGGTGAGACGCTTACTGATTTCAACGCGCTGCTGGCCAAGATCGAACCCAGCCTGGCGAACCTCTCCCACGACATCGAAGCCTCAGTGCCCGCACTGGAGGCCTACGCCGACGCCGGGTCTGATCTGGTTGCGACGGTCGAGAACACCACGACACTGAGCAACTCCATCGTCGACGAGCAGGAAAACCTGGACCAATTCTTGGTCAGCTCAATAGGTTTGGCAGACCTTGGCAACGACGTGGTCGGGAGCAATCGCGAGGCGCTGACCGACGTGCTCCACAAGCTCGAACCCACCACCGGTCTGTTGAACCTGTACAAGAAGTCGTTGTGGTGCGGCATCGGCGGTCTGGTTCCGTTCGCGAAGTCGCCGCCCCAGTTCTCCGGAATCTTCGTCTCCGCCGGTCTGACGCTGGGCGTCGAGCGCTACCGTTACCCGCGCGACCTCCCGAAGGTGGCGGCCAAGAGTGGTGGCCGCGACTACTGCGCGGAACTGGGCCTGCCCGAGATGCCGGCCGAGTTCGTTCCTCCGCTCATCGTCGGCGACGTCGGGTCCAACCCCGCGCAGTACGGCAACGCGGGCATCCTCCTGAATTCAGAGGGATTGAAGAACTGGCTGTTCGGACCTCTTGACGGGCCACCGCGCAACACCGCACAGATCGGAATGCCCGGATGA
- a CDS encoding CaiB/BaiF CoA-transferase family protein — protein MSKPLDGIRVLEVAMYGFVPSAGAVLAEWGADVIKVEHAVTGDPQRGLRQTGLLRVEGDPNPNIEHANRLKRSIGLDMSVPEGKEVLLELARRADVFLTSFLPGHRQKFGIDVDDIRAVNPTIVYARGSALGPRGEESVKGGYDMTAFWCRAGTAATITPPGTPGMVGPPGPAYGDTISGTNLAGGIAAALLKRERTGEPSIVDVSLLGSGLWSLGHTVALTNHLNQRMEAFPPGVHGSPINPLVGLYPTADDRYISFVMMQPTKFWADVCKHMELGELADDPRFATAESFAENTAEAAEILKEAMSKRPLAEWSERFATLAGPWAPVQDTLQAAEDAQIRANEYLVQAGELELVANPVQFDVVAPASGPAPGFAEQTDDILVELGLDWDRIIELKTAGAVT, from the coding sequence ATGAGCAAGCCCCTGGACGGGATCCGCGTCCTCGAGGTGGCGATGTACGGCTTCGTCCCGTCGGCGGGCGCGGTGCTCGCGGAGTGGGGCGCCGACGTGATCAAGGTCGAGCACGCCGTCACCGGTGACCCGCAGCGCGGGTTGCGCCAGACCGGCCTGCTGCGGGTGGAGGGAGACCCGAACCCGAACATCGAGCACGCCAACCGGCTCAAGCGCAGCATCGGGCTGGACATGTCGGTCCCGGAGGGCAAGGAGGTGCTGCTGGAGCTGGCCCGCCGCGCGGACGTGTTCCTGACCAGCTTCCTGCCCGGCCACCGACAGAAGTTCGGCATCGACGTCGACGACATCCGCGCGGTCAACCCGACGATCGTGTACGCCCGCGGCAGCGCGCTGGGTCCGCGCGGTGAGGAATCGGTGAAGGGCGGTTACGACATGACCGCGTTCTGGTGCCGGGCCGGCACCGCCGCGACCATCACCCCGCCGGGCACCCCCGGCATGGTCGGTCCGCCCGGACCGGCCTACGGCGACACGATCTCCGGCACGAACCTCGCCGGGGGTATCGCCGCGGCGCTGCTCAAGCGGGAGCGCACCGGAGAGCCGTCGATCGTCGACGTGTCGCTGCTGGGCAGCGGGCTGTGGTCCCTGGGACACACGGTGGCGCTGACCAATCACCTCAACCAGAGGATGGAAGCCTTCCCGCCCGGTGTGCACGGCTCGCCGATCAATCCGTTGGTCGGTCTGTACCCGACCGCCGACGATCGCTACATCTCGTTCGTGATGATGCAGCCGACCAAATTCTGGGCCGACGTGTGCAAGCACATGGAGCTCGGCGAGCTGGCCGATGATCCGCGGTTCGCCACCGCCGAGTCGTTCGCCGAGAACACCGCGGAGGCGGCCGAGATCCTCAAGGAGGCGATGAGCAAGCGTCCGCTGGCCGAGTGGAGCGAGCGCTTCGCGACGCTGGCGGGGCCCTGGGCGCCGGTGCAGGACACCCTGCAGGCGGCCGAGGACGCCCAGATCCGTGCCAACGAATACCTGGTACAGGCAGGTGAACTGGAGCTCGTGGCCAACCCTGTGCAGTTCGACGTGGTCGCGCCGGCGTCGGGACCGGCGCCCGGTTTCGCCGAACAGACCGACGACATCCTCGTCGAACTCGGTCTTGATTGGGACCGCATCATCGAGCTCAAGACCGCCGGCGCCGTCACCTGA
- a CDS encoding SDR family NAD(P)-dependent oxidoreductase, whose amino-acid sequence MRNAVVTGGASGIGAAVAERLRADGMRVATIDLNAGEEKFSYAADVTDRAGVDAALAEIRAELGPVTVLVNAAGLDRFKKFLDLTFDEWQKVVDVNLNGVFHCVQAVLPDMIEAGWGRIVNISSSSTHSGQPFMSPYVAAKSAVNGLTKSLALEYGPAGITVNAVPPGFIDTPMLRKAEQRGFLGDTQRQIEQTPVRRMGRPEDIAAACAFFVSEEAGYITGQILGVNGGRNT is encoded by the coding sequence GTGAGAAACGCTGTGGTGACCGGAGGCGCATCGGGCATCGGCGCCGCGGTGGCAGAGCGCCTCCGCGCGGACGGCATGCGCGTGGCAACGATCGATCTGAACGCGGGCGAGGAGAAGTTCTCCTACGCCGCCGACGTGACGGACCGGGCCGGCGTCGATGCCGCACTGGCCGAGATCCGCGCGGAACTGGGGCCGGTCACGGTACTGGTGAACGCCGCGGGGCTGGACCGGTTCAAGAAGTTCCTGGACCTGACTTTCGACGAATGGCAGAAGGTCGTCGACGTCAACCTCAACGGCGTCTTCCACTGCGTCCAGGCGGTGCTGCCGGACATGATCGAGGCCGGCTGGGGCCGCATCGTGAACATCTCGTCGTCGAGCACGCATTCCGGCCAGCCGTTTATGTCGCCGTATGTCGCGGCGAAGTCGGCGGTCAACGGCCTCACCAAATCGCTGGCTCTGGAGTACGGCCCCGCCGGAATCACCGTCAACGCGGTCCCGCCCGGTTTCATCGACACCCCGATGCTGCGCAAGGCCGAGCAGCGCGGCTTCCTCGGCGACACCCAGAGGCAGATCGAGCAGACGCCGGTGCGCCGGATGGGCCGGCCGGAGGACATCGCCGCCGCCTGCGCCTTCTTTGTCTCCGAAGAGGCCGGATACATCACCGGTCAGATCCTGGGCGTCAACGGCGGCCGGAACACCTGA
- a CDS encoding ABC transporter permease, with amino-acid sequence MGTSTILRSRFPRLVGYAGRPVDVLSRIGDHTLFYGRALAGVPHAAVHFRKEIIRLIAEISMGAGTLAMIGGTVVIVGFLTLAAGGTLAIQGYSSLGNIGIEALTGFLAAFINVRIAAPVVAGIGLAATFGAGVTAQLGAMRINEEIDALESMGIRPVEYLVSTRIVAGMVAIAPLYSIAVILSFLASQFTTVVLFGQSGGLYDHYFDTFLNPIDLLWSFLQAVLMAIAILLVHTYFGYFASGGPSGVGAAVGNAVRTSLVVVVSVTLLVSLSIYGSNGNFNLSG; translated from the coding sequence ATGGGTACTTCGACGATTCTGCGGTCGCGGTTTCCGCGGCTGGTCGGTTACGCGGGTCGGCCGGTGGATGTGCTTTCGCGTATCGGTGATCACACGCTGTTCTATGGTCGGGCCCTGGCCGGCGTGCCGCATGCGGCGGTGCATTTCCGCAAGGAGATCATCCGGCTGATCGCTGAGATCTCGATGGGTGCGGGGACGTTGGCGATGATCGGTGGCACTGTGGTGATCGTCGGGTTTTTGACGTTGGCCGCCGGCGGGACTTTGGCGATTCAGGGTTATTCGTCGTTGGGCAACATCGGTATCGAGGCGCTCACCGGGTTTTTGGCGGCGTTCATCAACGTGCGTATCGCCGCGCCGGTGGTGGCTGGTATCGGCTTGGCCGCGACGTTCGGTGCCGGGGTGACTGCGCAGCTGGGTGCGATGCGGATCAACGAGGAGATCGATGCGTTGGAGTCGATGGGGATCCGGCCGGTGGAGTATCTGGTGTCGACCCGCATCGTGGCCGGGATGGTGGCGATCGCGCCGTTGTACTCGATCGCGGTGATCTTGTCGTTTCTGGCGTCGCAGTTCACCACCGTGGTGTTGTTCGGCCAGTCCGGTGGGCTCTATGACCACTATTTCGACACCTTCCTCAACCCGATCGATCTGCTGTGGTCGTTCTTGCAGGCGGTGTTGATGGCGATCGCGATCTTGTTGGTGCACACCTACTTCGGCTACTTCGCCTCCGGCGGCCCGTCGGGGGTGGGTGCCGCGGTCGGCAACGCCGTGCGCACCTCCCTGGTCGTGGTGGTCTCGGTGACCCTTCTGGTGTCACTGTCGATCTACGGTTCCAACGGCAACTTCAACCTGTCGGGCTAG
- a CDS encoding ABC transporter permease, with protein sequence MAAKGPERWSTGISLPNGLSGAMQAVGGFFSMALDAVRYVFVRPFQWREFLEQSWFVARVSMAPTLLVAIPFTVLVSFTLNILLRELGAADLSGAGAAFGAVTQVGPLVTVLIVAGAGATAMCADLGSRTIREEIDAMEVLGINPVQRLVTPRMLASGLVALLLNSLVVIIGILGGYFFSIFVQDVNPGAFAAGITLLTGVPEVIISCVKAALFGLIAGLVACYRGLTISGGGAKAVGNAVNETVVYAFMALFVINVVVTAIGIRMTTG encoded by the coding sequence ATGGCGGCTAAGGGACCGGAGCGCTGGTCGACCGGGATTTCGTTGCCGAATGGTTTGTCGGGTGCGATGCAGGCTGTTGGCGGGTTTTTCTCGATGGCCTTGGATGCGGTGCGTTATGTGTTTGTGCGGCCGTTTCAGTGGCGGGAGTTTTTGGAGCAGTCGTGGTTTGTTGCGCGGGTGTCGATGGCGCCGACGTTGTTGGTGGCGATTCCGTTCACGGTGTTGGTGTCGTTCACGTTGAACATCTTGCTGCGTGAGTTGGGTGCTGCTGATTTGTCTGGGGCGGGTGCGGCGTTCGGTGCGGTGACGCAGGTGGGTCCGCTGGTCACGGTGTTGATTGTGGCCGGGGCGGGGGCCACGGCGATGTGTGCTGATCTGGGGTCGCGCACTATCCGTGAGGAGATCGACGCGATGGAGGTGCTGGGTATCAATCCGGTGCAGCGGCTGGTGACGCCGCGGATGCTGGCCTCGGGTTTGGTGGCGCTGCTGCTCAACAGCCTGGTGGTGATCATCGGGATCCTGGGTGGTTATTTCTTCTCGATCTTCGTCCAGGACGTGAACCCTGGTGCGTTCGCGGCGGGGATCACGCTGCTGACCGGGGTGCCCGAGGTGATCATCTCGTGTGTCAAGGCGGCGTTGTTCGGGTTGATCGCCGGGTTGGTGGCGTGCTATCGGGGGTTGACCATCAGTGGCGGTGGTGCCAAGGCGGTGGGTAATGCGGTCAACGAGACGGTGGTGTATGCGTTCATGGCGTTGTTCGTGATCAATGTGGTGGTCACGGCCATCGGTATCCGGATGACGACGGGATAG
- a CDS encoding aldehyde dehydrogenase family protein codes for MQETATISDGNRGPSAGAGRAQRRLLIGGRLLETERTFPSLNPATGEVLGHAPDATVADAEAAVAAARRAFDAGDWATDVQLRIRCLEQFHGALVEHRDELAALTIAEVGATPALCQGAQLDQPIEIVRYYTELLKSYPFTEDLGNVESRGMQHHRWVEKEAAGVVAAIIAYNYPNQLALAKLAPALAAGCTVVLKSAPDTPLITLALGELIAEHTDIPAGVVNVLSGADPAVGAALTTSPDVDMVTFTGSTPTGRAIMAAASATLKKVFLELGGKSAAIVLDDADFNTAALFSAFSMVTHAGQGCALTSRLLVPEQHKDEIVELIKNNFGLVRYGDPADPSTYMGPLISEKQRDKVDGMVKRAVEAGATLVTGGEKVDPGYFYTPTLLADVDPDSEIAQEEVFGPVLAVITYTDDDDAVRIANNSIYGLSGAVFGSQDRALAVARRIRTGTFSINGGNYFSPDSPFGGFKQSGIGREMGRAGLEEFLESKTFATVVGQP; via the coding sequence ATGCAGGAAACAGCCACGATCTCGGACGGGAACCGGGGACCGAGCGCCGGGGCCGGGCGCGCCCAGCGCCGCCTCCTGATCGGAGGCCGGCTTCTCGAAACCGAGCGGACGTTTCCTTCGCTCAATCCGGCGACCGGCGAGGTGCTGGGGCACGCTCCCGACGCGACGGTCGCCGATGCCGAGGCCGCCGTGGCCGCGGCCCGGCGGGCCTTCGACGCCGGTGACTGGGCCACCGATGTCCAGTTGCGGATCCGCTGCCTGGAGCAGTTCCACGGGGCCCTCGTCGAACATCGTGACGAGCTGGCCGCATTGACGATCGCTGAGGTCGGTGCCACTCCGGCACTGTGCCAGGGCGCGCAGCTGGATCAGCCGATCGAGATCGTCCGCTACTACACCGAACTGCTCAAGAGCTACCCGTTCACCGAGGACCTCGGCAACGTCGAGAGCCGGGGGATGCAGCATCACCGCTGGGTCGAGAAAGAAGCCGCCGGCGTCGTCGCGGCGATCATCGCCTACAACTACCCCAACCAGCTGGCCCTGGCGAAACTCGCTCCGGCGCTGGCCGCAGGCTGCACGGTGGTGTTGAAGTCCGCACCGGACACGCCGCTGATCACGCTCGCGCTCGGCGAGCTGATCGCCGAGCACACCGACATCCCGGCCGGGGTCGTGAACGTGCTGTCCGGTGCGGACCCGGCCGTCGGCGCCGCGCTGACCACCAGCCCCGACGTCGACATGGTCACCTTCACCGGGTCGACCCCCACCGGGCGCGCCATCATGGCCGCCGCGAGCGCCACGCTCAAGAAGGTGTTCCTCGAACTCGGCGGCAAGTCGGCAGCGATCGTCCTCGATGACGCCGACTTCAACACCGCCGCGCTGTTCTCGGCGTTCAGCATGGTCACCCACGCCGGTCAGGGCTGCGCGCTGACCTCGCGGCTGCTGGTGCCCGAGCAGCACAAGGACGAGATCGTCGAGCTGATCAAGAACAACTTCGGTCTGGTGCGCTACGGGGATCCGGCCGATCCGTCGACGTACATGGGCCCGTTGATCAGTGAGAAGCAGCGCGACAAGGTCGACGGGATGGTCAAGCGCGCCGTCGAGGCCGGCGCCACCCTGGTCACGGGGGGCGAGAAGGTCGATCCCGGCTACTTCTACACCCCGACCCTGCTGGCTGACGTCGATCCCGACAGCGAGATCGCCCAGGAGGAAGTGTTCGGTCCGGTGCTGGCTGTTATCACCTATACCGACGACGACGACGCGGTGCGCATCGCGAACAACTCGATCTACGGACTGTCCGGTGCCGTCTTCGGCAGCCAGGACCGCGCGCTGGCGGTGGCCCGCCGGATCCGCACGGGCACGTTCTCCATCAACGGCGGTAACTACTTCAGCCCCGACAGCCCGTTCGGCGGGTTCAAGCAGTCGGGCATCGGACGCGAGATGGGCCGGGCCGGCCTCGAGGAGTTCCTGGAATCGAAGACGTTCGCGACGGTGGTGGGCCAGCCGTGA
- a CDS encoding mycofactocin-coupled SDR family oxidoreductase produces the protein MGRVQGKVAFITGAARGQGRSHAVRLAEEGADIIAVDLCENVDTIGYPMATPEDLEETAAFVEKTGQRIVAAKADVRDAAQLKKALDDGIAQLGGVDIVIAQAGIAGMKGTPPMQAWTDVINTNLVGTINAIQVALPHLKEGASIVATGSTAALMDAHNKPNPGNDPGGMAYMTSKRLLSQYVHDLATELAVRGIRANVVHPTNCNTDMLQSPPMYKSFRPDLENPTRADAEPVFGVQQAMKVNFIEPEDISNAILWLVSDEARYVTGMQLRVDAGGYLKWYDYHA, from the coding sequence ATGGGACGCGTTCAAGGCAAGGTCGCCTTCATCACAGGGGCGGCACGCGGTCAAGGCCGCAGCCACGCCGTACGGCTCGCCGAAGAGGGCGCCGACATCATCGCCGTTGATCTCTGCGAGAACGTCGACACCATCGGGTATCCGATGGCCACGCCCGAAGATCTGGAAGAGACCGCCGCTTTCGTCGAGAAGACCGGGCAGCGCATCGTCGCCGCGAAGGCCGACGTGCGTGATGCCGCACAGCTGAAGAAGGCCCTCGATGACGGTATCGCCCAATTGGGCGGTGTGGACATCGTCATTGCCCAGGCCGGCATCGCCGGCATGAAGGGCACCCCGCCCATGCAGGCGTGGACCGATGTGATCAACACCAACCTGGTCGGCACCATCAACGCCATCCAGGTCGCGTTGCCCCACCTGAAGGAGGGCGCATCGATCGTGGCAACCGGCTCGACCGCGGCGCTGATGGATGCGCACAACAAGCCCAATCCGGGCAACGATCCCGGCGGCATGGCTTACATGACCTCGAAACGTCTTCTCTCGCAATACGTGCATGATCTCGCGACTGAGCTCGCCGTGCGCGGTATCCGCGCCAACGTCGTACATCCGACCAACTGCAACACCGACATGCTGCAGAGCCCGCCGATGTACAAGTCGTTCCGGCCGGATCTGGAGAACCCGACCCGGGCCGACGCCGAGCCGGTCTTCGGTGTGCAGCAGGCGATGAAGGTCAATTTCATCGAACCGGAGGACATCAGCAACGCGATCCTGTGGCTGGTGTCGGACGAGGCCAGGTACGTCACCGGAATGCAGTTGCGCGTCGACGCCGGCGGCTATCTGAAGTGGTACGACTACCACGCGTGA
- a CDS encoding Zn-ribbon domain-containing OB-fold protein, with amino-acid sequence MPYVASVGTYLPCWGTPLRRVAGDDEDAVTMAVEAGRAALTGGDAVERVVFVSRDLPLLESSNAAVLLAGLGLDPELEVDERLGGAPATVDAVSSARPRTLIIGADLAPAGAAAIVTGEHGLQVRTAARVARSLPVRTRKATGDVHDYGDPRLLHERGLIASLAAAWLDTPVAVAGVDHERAIELCLPDPPALPTSGASASLFALAAVAEGGRTGPLVAVEQAILSGINVSGGSAQTHRREPQPRPVPDGVFAADAEIPISLAAYERAFEAKVRWEAGRFGDSEDLDFPPRYRVGDDGVLATDYELVPLPRTGTVYTETTVHIPVPGLRTPYTLVIVELDGVGVRALVKVTGAEAGTVDIGHHGRLVLRRVAVRSGVPDYGYAFEPHPAQSGVRGAA; translated from the coding sequence ATGCCTTACGTCGCATCCGTCGGCACCTACCTGCCGTGCTGGGGTACGCCCCTGCGGCGGGTCGCCGGTGATGACGAGGACGCCGTCACGATGGCCGTGGAGGCCGGCCGTGCGGCGCTGACGGGTGGCGATGCGGTCGAGCGGGTGGTGTTCGTCAGCCGCGATCTGCCGCTGCTGGAAAGCAGCAATGCGGCGGTACTACTGGCCGGTCTCGGGCTGGATCCGGAGCTGGAGGTCGACGAGCGTCTGGGAGGGGCGCCGGCCACCGTGGACGCCGTCAGCTCGGCGCGGCCGCGCACGCTGATCATCGGGGCGGACCTGGCCCCGGCCGGCGCCGCGGCGATCGTCACGGGTGAGCACGGCCTGCAGGTGCGCACCGCTGCCCGGGTCGCGCGCAGCCTGCCGGTGCGCACCCGCAAGGCCACCGGCGACGTGCACGACTACGGAGATCCGCGACTTCTTCACGAACGCGGCTTGATCGCGTCATTGGCGGCAGCCTGGCTGGACACGCCCGTCGCGGTGGCCGGGGTCGACCACGAACGAGCAATCGAACTCTGTCTGCCGGATCCACCGGCCCTGCCCACCTCGGGCGCCAGTGCGAGCCTGTTCGCGCTCGCCGCCGTCGCCGAGGGGGGCAGGACCGGACCGCTGGTCGCCGTCGAGCAGGCGATCCTGTCCGGCATCAACGTCAGCGGCGGCAGCGCCCAGACCCACCGTAGAGAACCCCAGCCTCGTCCGGTGCCCGATGGCGTCTTCGCCGCCGACGCGGAAATTCCGATCTCGCTGGCCGCCTACGAGAGGGCCTTTGAGGCCAAGGTACGTTGGGAGGCGGGCCGATTCGGCGATTCGGAGGATCTCGACTTTCCGCCGCGCTACCGCGTCGGTGACGACGGCGTGCTGGCCACCGATTACGAACTGGTTCCGCTGCCGCGGACCGGCACGGTGTACACCGAGACGACGGTGCACATCCCGGTCCCAGGCCTCCGGACCCCGTACACCTTGGTCATCGTCGAGCTCGACGGTGTCGGGGTGCGCGCGCTGGTCAAGGTGACCGGAGCTGAGGCCGGCACCGTCGACATCGGCCATCACGGGCGCCTGGTGCTGCGGCGCGTGGCGGTCCGGTCCGGTGTGCCGGACTACGGCTACGCTTTCGAACCCCACCCGGCGCAGTCCGGGGTCAGGGGGGCTGCATGA
- a CDS encoding thiolase C-terminal domain-containing protein yields MRRVAIVGAGMTPFGEHFALGMKDLLPMAFSACARTVDKGLSKADLQAAWFGAMGTADGFPSGILADTLGLPDLPVTRVENSCATGHDAIRNALFAVASGAFDVALVMGADKLRDTTSAEMLWEWEAMVRDMAWDYPLGLVAPAGFALHVRRYLHESPATEEHLAMVAVKNHRHGVNNPNARLRFEITMEQALNAPTVVTPFRLYDCAPQSDGAAALVIAADDVVDRFTDRPVWISGVGIGLDSVMHQHKLDLTTFPATTRAAKQAYAMAGRTPTDVDVAEVYDFLTGIELMSYEDLGFAERMGGYKLLEAEVTSVGGALPVNPSGGLKAKGHPPGATGVAQCVELFAQLRGEAVNQVDGARIGLAHTVGGPTAVAAVTILEGPDGG; encoded by the coding sequence ATGAGGAGGGTGGCGATCGTCGGCGCCGGCATGACGCCGTTCGGGGAGCATTTCGCGCTGGGGATGAAAGACCTGCTGCCCATGGCGTTCTCCGCGTGTGCCCGCACCGTGGACAAGGGCTTGTCGAAGGCGGACCTTCAGGCTGCGTGGTTCGGCGCGATGGGCACCGCCGACGGCTTTCCATCCGGTATTCTCGCCGACACGCTCGGCCTGCCCGACCTACCGGTGACCCGTGTCGAGAACTCCTGCGCGACGGGCCATGACGCGATCCGCAATGCGTTGTTCGCGGTCGCCTCGGGCGCCTTCGACGTGGCACTGGTGATGGGTGCGGACAAGTTGCGCGACACCACGAGTGCCGAGATGCTGTGGGAGTGGGAGGCGATGGTCCGCGACATGGCCTGGGATTACCCGCTCGGTCTGGTGGCTCCGGCAGGATTCGCCTTACACGTTCGTCGATATCTCCACGAATCTCCGGCAACTGAAGAACACTTAGCCATGGTGGCGGTCAAGAACCACCGCCACGGAGTCAACAACCCCAACGCGCGGTTGCGCTTTGAGATCACGATGGAGCAGGCCCTGAACGCACCAACGGTGGTGACCCCGTTCCGGCTGTACGACTGCGCGCCGCAGAGCGACGGCGCCGCAGCATTGGTGATCGCCGCCGACGACGTCGTCGACCGGTTCACCGACCGGCCTGTTTGGATCAGCGGCGTCGGAATCGGTCTGGATTCGGTGATGCACCAGCACAAGTTGGACCTGACGACGTTTCCGGCGACGACCAGAGCAGCCAAGCAGGCCTACGCCATGGCAGGCAGGACGCCGACCGATGTCGACGTCGCCGAGGTGTACGACTTCCTGACCGGTATCGAGCTGATGAGTTACGAGGACCTCGGCTTCGCCGAAAGGATGGGTGGCTACAAGCTTCTCGAAGCCGAGGTGACCAGCGTGGGCGGCGCACTTCCGGTGAATCCCAGCGGTGGCCTCAAGGCCAAGGGGCACCCGCCCGGCGCCACCGGTGTGGCGCAATGTGTCGAGTTGTTCGCCCAGCTGCGAGGCGAGGCGGTCAACCAGGTCGACGGCGCCCGAATCGGATTGGCGCACACAGTCGGCGGCCCGACGGCCGTAGCGGCGGTCACGATCTTGGAGGGGCCTGATGGCGGCTAA
- a CDS encoding ferredoxin, with amino-acid sequence MKVWVDSQRCQGHTLCSMIAPDSFELSDIDGTASPVNEIVPADQEDAVREAVQSCPEQAISIEE; translated from the coding sequence GTGAAGGTTTGGGTTGATTCGCAACGGTGCCAGGGGCACACGCTGTGTTCGATGATCGCGCCGGATTCCTTCGAACTCAGCGATATCGACGGTACCGCCTCGCCGGTCAACGAGATCGTCCCGGCCGACCAGGAGGACGCCGTGCGGGAGGCCGTGCAGTCCTGCCCGGAACAGGCGATCTCGATCGAAGAGTGA